TTATGGTCACATTTGGATGCGCAGGAGACAAGAAAATTGCTCTTATTATGGAACCTTGGTACTTTCAAAACCATCATATTGTCCTACGCGCCTCTTGTGCTCTTCAAGAAGTCACTGTGGAATCTCTGCATCATTCACTCTTTTGGATTCAATTACATCGCCTCCCGTTTCTAAGCAAATCTAAAGCCATGGTTGTGTGGGCTGGCAACATTGTTGGAACTTATCTAGAGGTTGATGAAGACTCTCTTCATGAGGGATGGGGACCCTTTCTTCGATTTCAGGTATTGTTAGATGTTACTAAATCTCTTTTACGAGGAAAAATGGTAAGTATTCAATTCTATAGAGGAATTTTGGGTTGAGTTTTTCTACGAACGTCTCCCTGAATTTTGCTTCGAATGTGGTATCATTGGCCATCCATTTGAACATTGTCCTAATTTTCTTGATCAAATTTATAATGGTCGGAACCTTCACTGTCATACGGTCCAGAAATGATGGGAGCACCTTTGCCTTCTTCGGGTTATGATCAATATAGATCAAATTTCTTCAAAGGCAATGCATGGCCTCTCATAACTAGTATAGCAAAAAAATCTTTTGCTGCAGCCTTACCTCGCATTGTGGATAGGCCGAATCCCCATTCATACCCTCTCACTGTGACTGAAGCTTCATCTCCATCTTCTATGAATCAGCCCCATCAACCAATGCACCCAACATATGGTAATTCATCACAAAACATTTCCAATGATGCCTCTGTTATCCCTTTTCCATCTTATCTACCAGTCTCACTTCCTTCCTCCATTACAGATCCTTCTCTTCCCTTTGCCACTTACCCTCCCTACACTAATTTACATTACTCTCACCATACTTCCAACAATACAATCTCCTCTAAAAATAAAGCTATCATATCAAAGTCAACATCTACCATAATTCATTTCTCTGATATTACCAATAGATTATCTCATAATAGTGGCAATATACCTACTAACATTGCATCTTCATCTATATATCGAGACTTTCTCGGACATAACAACACTTCTAAACGACAAATTGAATCTGAATCTCTTCGCAAATTCCTTAAACGCTGTCGTTCTTAAAATAATGGTCAGTCTGTCACACTAGTCTCTGCTAACCCCTCTTCTACATCGGTTGTTTCTGGTTTTACTACGGATTCAGCCTTACAACAGTCTGGTTCTTTCGCGGTGGATGCTATGCACCACTGCGACTCGCCATGAATCTCATAAGTTGGAATGCGCAGGGATTAGGGAACCCCACTACATTCAGATTTTTACGCTTGCTTATCTCTGAGTAGGCTCCCTGTGTGCTTTTTCTTATGGAAACAAAATTACAAGCTGGTAGTATTAATAAGTTTCATAATAGTTTACATTTTCCCAATGGCATTGAGGTTCCTCGTATTGGACTTGGTGGTGGTCTATGCTCCTTTGGAAATCTGAGGCCGATGTGGCCATTAATAACTTTTCTTCCAACCACATTGAATGTTTCATTAAATTCTAGGATCTGTCTTCTTTTCATTTTACCAGGTTTTATGGTCATCCCAACACTAATCAATGACTTCACACTTGGACACTCCTTAAGAGATGTTACGACATTGCTCCCAATCATCCATGGCTGGTTTTGGGTGACTTTAATGAGATTCTCACTCATGATGATAAAATTGGTGGTCCTCCCCGTAATAATAGTCAAATTCAAGCCTTCCAAATAACTATTGATTGCTATCATTTAGCAGCAATTGCTTATGAAGGTGAACACATTACTTGGACTAACAAAAGTCAAGGACTTAACAATGTTAAAGAGAGACTTGATTATGCTTTCTACAATGATTTCTGGTCTGGATTATTTGAGAAACCAATTATTCAGCATCTTGACTTCTACCATTCGGATCACAGAGTAATTAAAGTAATGGTTTCAATGGTTGAGGTGCAAATAATTGAACCTTCATAAAAATCTCAGTTctgatttgaaaaaattttgCTCAATGATGAAGATTGTTTGGACATCATTTTCAGGAATTAGGTCAGCAATTCTTCGAATGCTATATCTCAAACAATGAGTAATTTACAATCTTGTGCTACTCATTTACAATCTTGGCATCATCACAAGTATGGACATATGAAGAAGGACATAAAAGAAGCTCATAAACATGTGGAAGTGCTTCAAAATTCCTCTAACATAGATTTAGATCACTTTACAGCTCTTAAAAATTCAGAAACAATATTGGATGAATTGATAGCACAAGAGGAAGACTATTGGCGACAAAGATCTCAGATCTCTTGGCTTAAATCTGGTGACTCAAATACTAAGTTCTTTCATCAATGTGCCAATGCTAGACACtccaacaataaaattaaaaaactaataaGTGATGATGGCAGTGTTTACACCAGCAGCCGTGACATTTTGGAGCAGGTAGAGCTTTACTTTGCTGATATTTTCACTTCACAAGGTACTGATCAGCATGCTCTTGAGAAATTTCTCGACACAATTCCAGTTTCCATTACACCAGATTGACGAGCTGCTTTATCTCTTCCTTTTTCTGCTGATGAAGTGTATCGTGCATTAAAGTCTATGTCTGGAGACAGTAGTCCAAGAATAGATGGGATGTCTCTTATGTTCTACACCAACTATTGGCATATTGTTGGGCCTCTTGTTACTAATACTGTGTTGGATGTTCTAAATAATGGTGGTGATCCCTCTTCATTTAATAAGACCCTTATCACCCTTATTCCCAAAGTCAAGAAGCCATCCAAGATCACTCAGCTTCGGCCGATTAGTTTGTGTAATGTATTATACAAACTAGTTTCCAAAACATAGTTCTTCAACTTCAACCATACCTAGCAATGGTAATATCAGAATTCCAAAGTGCATTTCTATCTCAAAGACTCATTACAGATAATATTCTTATGGCATTTGAAGTACTTCATTCACTTAaaacaaggaaaagagggaATCAAGGTTATGCAGCAATGAAACTTGATATGAGTAAGGCTTTTGATAGGGTGGAATGGCATTTTTTTGGAACATGTGATGTTAAAAATGGGTTTTGGTATTCAATTGGTAGAGTTGATTCTTCACTGTCTACGCTCAGTTTCccattattttttgttgaatgGTTCTAGTCAAGGGTCGGTTACTCCTCAATGTGGCATCAGGCAGGGTGATCCATTATCACCCTATCTATTTCTAATTTGCTCTGAAGGCTTTTCTAGGCTGCTGCAATATGAAGAATCTACTGGTGCACTTCAAGGTCTAAAAGTCTCAAGATCAGCCCCCCCGATTTCACATCTACTTTTTGCTGATGATAATGCTCTTTTTTGTCGTGCTTCTCGGTCTTCTGCTAGAGCTACTCATCGATGTCTTAATCTTTATAGCCATGCCTCTGGGCAACTGATTAATCCTGACAAAAGTGTTCTCTCTTTTTCACCAAACACAAGAGTTTCAGATCAACAATTCTTTCAGCAACTTCTCAATATGCCTATTCAGCCATGCCATGAACAATACTTAGGGCTACCTTCATTCTCAGGCAAAGATAAGACTCAATTATTTAGTGGAAGTActgataaaattttgaaattgcttaACTCTTGGAGAGAACAACTCTTTTCTATTGGAGGGAAAGAAGTTCTTCTCAAAGCTGTTGTTTAAGCAATTCCAACCTATGCTATGAGTTGCTTTCAATTGCCAATCAAACTTTGTACTCAAATTGAGCAACTTATGGCAAGGTTTTGGTGGGGTTCGTCTGCAAATTGTAATtctattaattggaaaaattggaaaTTTCTCTACAAAGCTAAGATTCATGGTGGTATGGGTTTTCGTAACTTTGTTCATTTTAACCAAGCTCTTTTGGCCAAACAAGCTTGGAGAATCCTAGAATGTCCATCCTCACTTCTTGCTAGAGTTCTGAAGAGCAGGTATTTTTTGAATGGCAATTTCATTGATGCTACTGTTGGTACACAACCATCTCTCACTTGGAGATCGATTGTTTGGGGAAAGGAATTGCATCTTAAAGGATTAAAATGGAGAATAGGTTCGGGTGCTGTTGTTTTCTGCAATTCACAACCTTGGATCCCAGGCCCCTCGAATTTTAAACACCTAATGTTTTTTGGTAATGATCCTATTATCAAAGTTGCTAAATTTATTACTGATATGAGACAATGGGATGTTTAAAAACTCCAAGAACATTTCTGTCAACCTGATGTGGATAGAATTCTTTCTATACCATTGAGTTTGTTTCCTTGTGATGATGTTCTATTATGGCATTACACTACATCTGGTTTTTAAATGGTTAGGAGTGGTTATAAATTGGCCTCATAAGAACCTGATTCCCCTCTCCCAAGCAGCTCTCATACATCAGAAACATGGTGGCAGTCCTTCTGGGCTTTAAAATTGCCttctaaaattcaaatttttgctTGGCCTGCTTTCCATGAAGCTCTACCTACTGCTGCAATTCTGCAACATCGACACATTTCAGCATCTCCTCAATGTCCTCTATGTCAGCTAAGTTTGGAGACCATAAACCATGCACTTTTCtattggaattaattttaccaggattttagatctactcacaagtatgttcatttaacaacctaaatatgaacttctaaaacgataaacaaaacacataaaagttaagaataacttacagtgatggcagcggaattaagtgtctccttccactcagatctctaacccttgattcctgtctgtagcagagtataatcaagatctgagcccgaatgtccttcagttggatgtgatccttcacagtcttccaaactatgattgaggtactaaatgatgtgtgtgggcacttctctctcacaaggaatctcgaaattttctctctatttctctcttgatttcgtgtgatacaaAGGCATTCAAAGAAAAACCAAGAttagagagaggggcggctttatataggaaaagggaagagctcaactttccaaataagcagtttcctctcttactgtgtaattgattaactgccttatttagtgtgatccactacttttctattattgctaggctttgattagcaattacatggcaattaaaattgaaaataataattgggaaacatgcaaagaggtggtcggccaaggtgtgatatgggcctcacttggattttgcattttcctcgattttatttctatttctccaaaaatgccatatttcttattctaaccatttaaatgccaaaactaattatttaataactaaaatagattattgaataatatgttcatttaaaataattattaattagacatgcaaagtctctcaattaataattaaacctagaaacctttttatttacaatttcatccttaaactgttagaattcacaaattagacatagtctaacttttagaattataattgattaattataaatcaattatagagtcttacaaacaatatagtctcaactagaatggggaccatggatctatattgctgagcttccaataagttaaaccgatttaccaagtaaatccctaacttattaattcattgttgaatccactcttagaacttggaattgcactctcagacttatatagagcatattatatgtttcacaatatccatatgctatctcatttaaccattgttataatcttaatgtgattaaaagatcctctatatagatgatttccATCGAGATGaaacaaatttaccgtttacacccctcaatgtattttgccccttaaaacacttagttacctgtaaatgatgttttattgATCTAATacatagtcactgaaacaagagctcatcaatttacttctatttaactaagctcgaagggaatcatcacttgacttctatacaccagtagaagctatagattccatatttatgttcagcactcccactcagttatgctatcatgttcccaaaatatacatatcaccctgacccaaaagtaggcttaactaataaatcaaagaacatgaatagcactcctgagatttagcctgagcatatcaggatttagattctcttaatctaagatcaacttctgatattgacttggaaagatacaacggcaagtttataatatcttatctaagtaaaatatcggtccagtccaatgtatactccatacattcgaaactagtatacttaccaatgttctggaaagaacataacacttactccaagtgtaagtatactttatcgctgattatcacatcagtgtaaatccaaaacactgatgaacagggactaagtcttttgaatcatataatcacaatcacattccactgtattcacaatactgtaattgtgaatgaatatatattctggatttaactgattttgtgcatatattaaatatttatattaaaccataaacatgtaacatacatgtaatcataaatcacttcaaaattctaaattgataactaatcagattgtaatgggttttatttagggcacaaaacccaacaaactcccacttgcactaacataaaacaagttgtgcattacaatcaatctttcgtctcgatcctctgatcaagtgcagtatatttgaatccactcatatttctggaaccaggttcataaaacttatgaaacatccttaactatatgctttactcatcaagggatactgaaatcctttctgctcattaagtacatctgaacaaacagaagacatatctctcaaattttaaaatttggaattcaGATAAtgtagtgtagaattttcttcagtaaaataactttctggtaatttcgaatttacaaagttatctCTTCTCTAATGAagttgaattattatagatgggtttttacactcttctacaatgattcctccacccccagagtaaccaccatctcaaaattctTAATGAGTCGGTGTGGATATTAGGATCACTAAAGCATAGTTCcttctaacatataggtcacttttataaatctttcttgattgtcccctaatgttccccatttgattatatctcagatggctcccactcaatagtagatgtctggttagaaacttttaaccttttactattgttttgagggatatctcattgtgacttattatcttagtctgaaactgtaagtttctctaaGACTAGGTGAACAACATAGcacagtctagtatttgaagtgtaaaatacttgctagagattgagcaatcaaatcaagataccatgaaatgttatgaggattagaaatcttggttcaagtcatttgaatagactatgcaaaattcttctatcttattctcataattctgataagttatttctatctgTGAATGGTTCGATTTGTTTTATCAGTGATGTTCTTAAGTTCTTATCACAaatgtcaaccaaatgaagatgggtaaagaattttaatattctcccactcaattaaggtaatgtgatacattatcaaagaactttaatggtatcattaACTATTATAAcattaaatctaaactggaacatataatcaagatcaaggatttattctgataatagctaatttattatattatttccatgtttaaaattatgtgtcacaaagagtactg
This region of Cannabis sativa cultivar Pink pepper isolate KNU-18-1 chromosome 7, ASM2916894v1, whole genome shotgun sequence genomic DNA includes:
- the LOC115696604 gene encoding uncharacterized mitochondrial protein AtMg00310-like, with product MSCFQLPIKLCTQIEQLMARFWWGSSANCNSINWKNWKFLYKAKIHGGMGFRNFVHFNQALLAKQAWRILECPSSLLARVLKSRYFLNGNFIDATVGVVINWPHKNLIPLSQAALIHQKHGGSPSGL